Proteins encoded together in one Flavobacterium keumense window:
- the gldN gene encoding gliding motility protein GldN has product MNSRSFLIAIFSISSIVSFGQSNLLNAKSPSQIGIKSNAQKDADNDKPLAYGYVHDRDILMSRTVWEIIDLGEKINFPLYFPIDTANVGPERRSLYDVLIKGIKNKKITEVYTDSYFNTKKSYKDIKASLSRIDTTDAGREQLNAGQKISPEYIVQQDLTSQDVTQYKIKGLWYFDKRQGELKYRLLGICPVTPDVYTMNSEDPDYIELFWVFFPDARETLYSAKAFNEKNSSMPISFDQILNSRRFNSVIYKEENVYGDRDIKDYMKDNAQSQLLESDRVKEKIRGFEQDMWNY; this is encoded by the coding sequence ATAAACAGTAGAAGTTTTTTAATAGCTATTTTTTCAATTTCTAGTATAGTCTCTTTTGGACAATCGAACTTGCTTAATGCAAAATCGCCAAGTCAAATCGGGATTAAATCGAATGCTCAGAAAGATGCTGATAATGATAAACCCCTAGCGTACGGGTATGTTCATGATAGAGATATTTTAATGAGTAGAACTGTATGGGAAATTATTGATTTGGGAGAAAAAATTAATTTTCCATTGTATTTCCCAATTGATACGGCTAATGTAGGTCCAGAAAGACGTTCATTATACGATGTACTTATTAAAGGAATTAAAAATAAAAAAATTACTGAAGTTTATACTGATAGCTACTTTAATACCAAGAAGTCGTATAAAGATATAAAAGCATCTTTGTCTCGAATAGATACTACAGATGCTGGTAGAGAACAATTGAATGCAGGTCAAAAAATTTCTCCAGAATATATTGTTCAACAAGATTTAACGTCTCAAGATGTGACTCAGTACAAAATCAAAGGATTATGGTATTTTGACAAACGCCAAGGCGAATTGAAATACCGTTTATTAGGAATTTGTCCGGTAACTCCAGATGTTTACACTATGAATAGTGAAGATCCTGATTATATTGAGTTGTTCTGGGTGTTTTTTCCTGATGCCAGAGAAACGTTGTACAGTGCCAAAGCATTTAATGAAAAAAACTCTTCCATGCCAATATCATTCGATCAAATCTTAAATTCACGCCGTTTTAATAGTGTGATTTATAAAGAGGAGAATGTTTACGGTGATAGAGATATCAAAGATTACATGAAAGATAATGCACAAAGTCAGTTGTTAGAATCGGATCGAGTTAAAGAAAAAATTCGTGGTTTTGAGCAAGATATGTGGAATTATTAA
- the gldL gene encoding gliding motility protein GldL, producing MALINKKVMNFAYGMGAAVVIVGALFKIQHWTGASQLLVIGLLTEAFIFALSAFDKVEDELDWTLVYPELAGGEAKPKSKKAEDSADANGLLSQKLDAMLKEAKIDGELMASLGNSIKNFESAAKGIAPTVDSLASTKKYSEELTKAAAQMESLNSLYKLQLESASVNAEANKDIAENAAMLKQQMQSMTANIASLNAVYGGMLSAMSNKG from the coding sequence ATGGCATTAATTAACAAAAAAGTAATGAATTTCGCTTACGGTATGGGAGCGGCAGTAGTAATTGTAGGGGCATTGTTCAAAATTCAACACTGGACAGGAGCAAGTCAATTATTAGTAATAGGTCTTTTAACAGAAGCGTTTATTTTTGCGTTATCAGCTTTTGATAAAGTAGAAGATGAATTGGACTGGACTTTAGTGTATCCAGAATTAGCAGGAGGCGAAGCCAAACCAAAATCTAAAAAAGCTGAAGATAGTGCAGATGCCAATGGATTACTTTCTCAAAAATTAGACGCAATGTTGAAAGAAGCTAAAATTGATGGAGAATTAATGGCTAGCTTAGGAAATAGTATTAAAAACTTTGAATCAGCAGCTAAAGGAATTGCTCCAACAGTAGATTCTTTGGCTTCGACGAAAAAATACAGTGAGGAATTAACCAAAGCGGCTGCTCAAATGGAGTCGTTGAATAGTTTGTATAAATTACAATTAGAAAGCGCATCAGTAAATGCAGAAGCGAATAAAGATATCGCTGAAAATGCAGCGATGTTGAAACAACAAATGCAATCGATGACGGCTAATATTGCTTCATTAAACGCAGTATATGGTGGAATGCTTTCTGCAATGAGTAACAAAGGATAA
- the gldM gene encoding gliding motility protein GldM, with product MAGGKLSPRQKMVNLMYLVFIAMLALNMSKEVLSAFGLMNEKFDAANVSAESMNASMLQALDKKASEDAHFVQAAADAKKVASISKDFYEYLGTLKADATAGIEVDPETGKLPYEAMDKGATIDEGWFEGDGYSKKGEEIVSRFSKYVTDMKAAVGNNSKLKGVISEISTKFATTDVKDHEGVTKKYLDYHFKGFPAIASLTKITSFQNDVKKAEADIYSILLGKAAVEASSMKNFTALVVLDKNAYYQGEKVTGKVVLGKYDANTKPTSFQGPGKLENGQAIISLTAGAVGEQKINGKFTFVQDGETIPLAFEGKYVVVPRPNSATISADKMNVVYRGVANPISVSFAGVPADKVIATGPGLRPVGGGKYVMNPGAGNEAVISVTGTLPDGSKVSDKKTFRIKGIPGPVGTIRGEMGVVKGPKSSLEISTVGAKLVDFDFEVGLDVVGFNFKVTGQPTVVVPGNKLNAQCKAVLAKAGRGDQVTISEIKTKLVGAGSYMLPRTAPVIYEIQ from the coding sequence ATGGCAGGAGGAAAATTAAGTCCTAGACAGAAGATGGTAAACCTAATGTATTTGGTTTTCATCGCAATGTTAGCTTTAAATATGTCCAAAGAAGTATTATCTGCTTTTGGATTGATGAATGAAAAATTTGATGCAGCAAATGTAAGCGCTGAGTCAATGAATGCAAGTATGTTGCAAGCATTAGATAAAAAAGCAAGTGAAGATGCTCACTTCGTACAGGCAGCTGCAGATGCTAAAAAAGTAGCAAGTATTTCTAAAGATTTTTACGAGTATTTAGGAACATTGAAAGCTGATGCTACTGCAGGTATAGAAGTAGATCCTGAAACTGGTAAATTACCTTATGAAGCTATGGACAAAGGAGCTACTATTGATGAAGGTTGGTTTGAAGGAGATGGTTATTCTAAAAAAGGAGAAGAAATCGTATCTAGATTTTCAAAGTATGTAACCGATATGAAAGCTGCTGTTGGGAATAACAGTAAATTGAAAGGAGTTATTTCTGAAATTAGTACAAAGTTTGCTACTACTGATGTGAAAGACCACGAAGGGGTAACTAAAAAATATTTAGATTACCATTTCAAAGGTTTTCCAGCGATTGCTTCGTTGACAAAAATCACTTCATTTCAAAATGATGTGAAGAAAGCAGAAGCAGATATCTATAGTATTTTATTAGGAAAAGCGGCAGTTGAAGCGTCTTCAATGAAAAACTTTACGGCTTTAGTAGTATTAGACAAAAATGCGTATTATCAAGGAGAAAAAGTAACAGGTAAAGTAGTATTAGGTAAATATGATGCCAATACTAAACCAACTTCATTTCAAGGTCCTGGTAAATTAGAAAATGGTCAAGCAATTATTTCGTTAACTGCAGGAGCGGTTGGAGAACAAAAAATCAATGGTAAGTTTACCTTCGTTCAAGACGGAGAAACGATTCCATTGGCATTTGAAGGGAAGTATGTTGTAGTACCTCGTCCAAATTCGGCTACTATTTCAGCAGATAAGATGAATGTAGTGTACCGAGGAGTTGCTAACCCAATATCAGTATCTTTTGCAGGAGTTCCAGCAGATAAAGTAATTGCAACTGGTCCTGGATTACGTCCAGTCGGAGGAGGTAAGTATGTAATGAATCCTGGTGCAGGAAACGAAGCGGTAATAAGCGTAACTGGAACTTTGCCAGATGGATCTAAAGTATCAGACAAAAAAACGTTTAGAATTAAAGGAATTCCAGGTCCTGTAGGAACAATTAGAGGAGAAATGGGAGTTGTAAAAGGTCCAAAATCGAGTTTAGAAATTTCTACTGTAGGAGCTAAGTTAGTTGACTTTGATTTTGAAGTAGGATTAGATGTGGTAGGATTTAACTTTAAAGTGACAGGACAACCTACTGTAGTAGTTCCAGGAAATAAATTGAATGCACAATGTAAAGCGGTATTAGCTAAGGCAGGGAGAGGTGATCAAGTTACTATTTCTGAAATTAAAACCAAATTAGTGGGTGCTGGAAGCTATATGCTACCAAGAACGGCTCCAGTAATTTATGAAATACAATAA